Part of the Anoplopoma fimbria isolate UVic2021 breed Golden Eagle Sablefish chromosome 4, Afim_UVic_2022, whole genome shotgun sequence genome, gtgtgtgtgtgtgtgtgtgtgtgtgtgtgtgtgtgtgtgtgtgtgtgtgtgtgtgtgtgtgtgtgtgtgtgtgtgtgtgtgtgtgtgtgtgtggtgtgtggagggggggacCACATTCGGCATCTGAACATTACAGGAAGATCTGAACATTACAGGAAGAGAATGtttctgcagacacacaggaaCACGTCTGTTTCCACTTAACTCAccacctgtgtgagtgtgtgtgtgtgtgtgtgtgtgtgtgtgtgtgtgtgtgtgtgtgtgtgtgagtgtgtgtgtgacacacagtgtgtgtgtgtgtgtgtgtgtgtgtgtgtgtgtgtgtgtgtgtgtgtgtgtgtgtgtgtgtgtgtgtgtgtgtgtgtgtgtgtgtgtgtgtgtgtgtgtgtgtgtgtgtgtgtgtgtgtgtgtaggtgtgtgtgtgtgtgtgtgtgtgtgtgtgtgtgtgtgtgtgtgtgtgtgtgtgtgtgtgtgtgtgtgtgtgtgtgtgtgtgtgtgtgtgtgtgtgtgtgtgtgtaggtgtgtgtgtacgtgtgtgtgtgtgtgtgtgtgtgtgtgtgtgtgtgtgtgtgtgtgtgtgtgtgtgtgtgtgtgtgtgtgtgtgtgtgtgtgtgtgtgtgtgtgtgtgtgtgtgtgtgtgtgtgtgtgtgtgtgtgtgtgtgagtgtgtgtagttAAAAGCAGGATGTAGCTGATCTGCTGACCCACATGTTACCAGATAAGAATCAGAGTGGAAGAAGACAAATAACACAGGATactctgagagtgtgtgtgtgtgtgtgtgtgtgtgtgtgtgtgtgtgtgtgtgtgtgtgtgtgtgtgtgtgtgtgtgtgtgtgtgtgtgtgtgtgtgtgtgtgtgtgtgtgtgtgtgtgtgtgtgtgtgtgtatcatatATAATCTACAGAACTCAACCCTGATGATGTTTCTCTCTTTAGATGATTTGAACTTAAAGTCtcatgtggattcatccgccgctgaaaatagtccccaataaataatctgatttttttatttttttatttattgacaataaGAGAAGTATGAaacagtattatatatatatatatatatatatatatatatatatatatatatatatttggtcatatatatatatagtatatatatatttagtgttCAGTATATTAATGATTTGTATGAAAATGTAgataaatgatcatttaaaataacgtttgtttttatcttattaCACTAAAGCAGTGagtttattgtatatatttagtGTTCATTAAGTATTTAGTATATAgtagtattttatatatttagtgcTCATTAAGTATTTAGTATATAgtagtattttatatatttagtgcTCATTAAGTATTTAGTATATAgtagtattttatatatttagtgtTCATTAAGTATTTAGTATATAgtagtattttatatatttagtgtTCATAAGTATTTAGTATATAgtagtattttatatatttagtgcTCATTAAGTATTTAgtatatagtatttttatttatgttctgaagtatttaattatttcattactaCTAATATTTTACACACTTGTGaatattaaactattaattaaatgaaattaatgacatcacatgtttgtttgatgaCAGAACCTTCGTCTCATTGGTGGATCCCTCATGATGACAGCTGACTGTggagagccaatcagagagcagctgaACCGGTTCACCTTTTATTATTCTTCTGATCTGTTTGTTtacacagtgacctttgacctctcctctcctctcctcctcttcatcctgcctcctcctccctcgcCTCCTTTCCTTTGTCTGTAAACAAGCTTCCTGTCGCAGGAAACAGCCTGATGGTGAAGGTCAGAGACAGGATgtagagaggaggggaggaaacaagggaagagaggaggaaacaagggaggaggagaggaaacaagagaggaggagagagaggaggaggaggggggaggacaagggaggagagaggagggaaacaagagaggaggagaggaaacaagggaggagaggaggaaacaagggaggaggagaggaaacaagggaggaggagaggaaacaagagaggaggagaggaaacaagggaggagaggaggaaacaagagaggaggagaggaaacaaggggatgaggggaggaaacaagggagagggaggaaaggaggagggaaacaagggagagagaggggaggagggaggaaggacaagagagaggagaggaggggaggaaacaaggggaggagaggagggaggaaacaagggaggaggagaggaaacaagggggaggagggggaggaaacaagggaagagaggaggaaacaagggaggaggaggggaaacaaggaggggaggaaacaaggggaggagaggagaggaaacaagagaggaggagaggagggaggacaagggaggagaggattcaagggaggaggaggagaggagggacgatacaagagaggaggaggaggggaggaaacaagggaggaggaggaggaaacaagacaggaggagaggaggaacaagggaggagggaaacaagggaggaggaggaggggatatATGTTTataggagaggaaacaagaggggaggagggggaaaacaagagaggaggagataatgtatataaatatatacatacatatataaatatatatatatatacatatacggggcggctgtggcgtagtggagagcaaggtagttctccaatcagagggtcggtggttcgataccaggacagcagagtcagtcgatgtgtccttgggcaagacacttaaccccaagttgctcctgaaggccatcggtgtggactgatgatgaatgttagttagagtctgatggtggcaccttgatggtagcctgtcatcagtgtgtgaatgggtgaatgatatgtaacatactactactgactgtaagtcgctttgagaaaagcctctgctacatgactgtaatgtaatgtaatatatatgtatatatatgatgttcatattatattattattgtttgtttggtgtGAAGGTATAACTGATCATTAACATATTAACTATAACTTTAACTACTCATTAACTTCATTAACTACTCATTAACTATTAACTACTCATTAACTTCTCATTAACTACTCATTAACTTATCATTAACTTCTCATTAACTGTTCACTACTCATTAACTACTCAACTAACTATTAACTTCTCATTCACTACTCATTAACTTCTCATTAACTACTCATTAACTTCTCATTAACTACTCATTAACTACTCATTAACTACTCATTAACTACTCATTCACTACTCATTAACTTCTCATTAACTTCATTAACTACAACTTTAACTACTCATTAACTACTCATTTAAACTACTCATTAACTTCTCATTAACTTCTCATTAACTACTCATTCACTACTCATTAACTACCTCTTAACTCAATAACTAATGTAACGTATGACTGACTTGTATCGTAGATGTTTAGTTGAGGTCTGCTGTATAAAATGTATCTGATCCATcacaaagaaataagaaatcTATCTTTGTCATGGCTTCATGTAGTGACATTACTTCTATGTGCAGTGACAGTAGTAGTACCAGTAGAGGGAGTACCAGAACAAGTACTCCTTAAGTGTACTTCACAGTAAATATTTCATCTGTATCTGTCGTCTCCAGCTGACCAGAGGAACATTCTGCCACCTGCTGGTGAAATCTGGAGCTGCATCTTCTTTAATCAGTGTGATTGATTACTTATTGATCAGTACACTGGAGGCTAGTACTAGCAGGAGGATAGTAGTGCCTTCATAGTATTAGTACATGTGTTATATGTATTATTGGTTTATGTtccttttgtgttgttttgatgcttctttgttaaatatttgctctatttaaaaaaaacctgctttctggagcaaaacagaaaaaacttccaccacatgttgaatgtgtatgtgacaaataaacttCATTATTCTGGgcagtagtagaagtagtagtagtagtagtagtagaagtagtagaagtagtagtagtagtagtagtagtaggtaaAATGACTCATTAAGCCATAGAGCtaatttcataataatatataatggaATTGTTATATGATTATAATCATCGATTCATTAAGTGGAGCTGATTTATCTTCTGAAGAAACTGAAACGTAACTAAagatatcaaataaatgaagagtaaagagtaaaaatatgATACTCGAGAAAGTACAAATACCTCTAAACTAAcgacagtacttgagtaaatgtacttttaacatgaagaaaaacacagtttatgGAATGATGTTTATTAAAACTGATCTCATCActatagaaaaaataaaatcatattcaaataatatcaattaatttcatgtttggtatttaataaaatacacaaatggaataaatcaataaaaatgcaGCAGAGTTCATTGcatgaaaacactttaaaatataaaaaataaagtaaaatcagAGAAACAATCAATGAATGAAGCGAagaactgaaatattttaaaaacagaacatgaGAAAGTCTGAAAGTCACTCAGACTgaaaatcatattaaaaaaagcttaaattgGTCTGATCCGACTGCTACGTTTATTTTATAtgagaaatattttaaacaaataataatgattctATATTTACAGAATAAAGTGAGAAAGGCTCGTTGTGTTTGATTCTACGAGACGAATGATTTAAAGGCAttcaaataaagagaaataattaaacacCAAACCTCccaaagtaaaaaagtatttttaatatgtTCAATTCTTACAGAAATGCAGATGTGAACAGCTGCTTCCTTTTGGCTCCCTGTGCATTTAAAGGCaacatatttatatgtattgatcTATAGctctatgtatgtatttatgtgttttgtttgaacCCTCGTTAacaccttattttgaaaagcagaCAACTTCCTCTCCGTCAGATCATCTTTTGAACATTTACTGTCGACTGATTTGAcacaaacattattaattaacaaccttttattttctctaaccATTAATTAACTATCTTGTTTTcttgatatatatgtatatttaaaaaagaattaccTCTTAATCTAgagaaacaatattaaaatgtaattatttccaTCCAGAGtgactttattaaaaataaaaatcaatacgTCACCATGTTTTCTTTGATCTTTGATCATATGAACGGTTTGACCTTTTCTTCTACCGTTTTATAGTTTTAAGTTCATaaaatgtttcttgtgtttctcaCATCAAATCTTTTTATAGACTTTGTGAGTTGTTATCAGTTTCAGATCTTTGTGCCACTTCTGCTTTCATATCCCTACTTTctctgattgtttgtttgttgatttcctccttcctgtttctgtgtgaCGGTCAGTCTGAGCGGAGGGACAGCGACACTTTGAGGCAGCCCAGCTCGTTGTCCCCGGTACCGAGGACGCCCTGCACCCGGTAGTTACCGTTAGTCAGCCAGGAGGGGAGGTCCATGATGGGCAGGTAGAAGTCTGACTGAGGGAGGGAGTACGAGCcctggtgagagagagagagggagggagggagggagggagagacaatCATTAAACACTGGTCTGGGGTCAGTACTCACagccttaaagggacagtgacAGGGCAGAGGTGTTGATCataaagcgacttacagtcagtagtaatgttacatatcattcacccattcacacactgatgacaggctaccatcaaggtgaccatcagactctaactaacattcatcatcagtccacaccgatggccttcaaaGGGACAGTGACAGGGCAGCCCGTAGGTGTGATGATCATATAAACACTGGTCTGGGGTCAGTACTCACagccttaaagggacagtgacAGGGCAGCCCGTAGGTGTGATGATCATATAAACACTGGTCTGGGGTCAGTACTCACagccttaaagggacagtgacAGGGCAGCCCGTAGGTGTGCAGCGGTTCTGGACAGTCTTGACCCGGAGGGATCAGCTGAGTCAGCAGATCACAGACGTCTTTGTAGTGACAGCTGCCCAACTCCTCCACACACGGAACCCTCACCCAGAAACCTGCCACCTCCTTCTCCATGGTCACGTtcacctgaggaggaggaggaagaaaaaaaaaaaaaatccacttcaGCTAAAGGTGTGAACATGATTATTATAAACatctaaaatatgtaataaacatctaaaatatgtaataaacatctaaaatatgtaataaacatcaaaatatgtaacatatattaataaacatataaaatatgtaataaacatataaatatttaataaacatataaaatatttaataaacatataaaatatgtaataaacatctaaaatatgtaataaacataaaaatatgtaataaacatataaaatatgtaataaacatataatatatttaataaacatataaaatatgtaataaacatctaaaatatgtaataaacatataaaatatgtaataaacataaaatatgtaataaacatctaaaatatgtaataaacatataatatatttaataaacatataatatatttaattaacatctaaaatatgtaataaacataaaatatgtaataaacatctaaaatatgtaataaacatataatatatttaataaacatataatatatttaataaacatctgaaatatgtaataaacataaaatatgtaataaacatctgaaatatgtaataaacataaaatatgtaataaacatacaatatgtaataaacatatgACGATgataaacatgtaaaataaagaagaagagggaacaAACAGCTGATCTTTGACAtgaggtcacatgacttcagtTCCACAGAGAAGTGATACCTGTGGTATCAGCAGACTGACCTCACTTCTTCAGGTAAACAGGAAGTTGTCCAAACTGTCAGACTTCATATCAGTTACAGTGATCAGTAGTAGataaaatactactactgtactccATGTACTCACAGCTAATGAAATACTCCAACATATACTCTGTGTACTCACAGCTAATACTcctacatgtactgtgtgtactcacAGATGATACTcctacatgtactgtgtgtactcacAGATGATACTcctacatgtactgtgtgtactcacAGCTAATACTcctacatgtactgtgtgtactcacAGATGATACTCACAGAAGTCATACTcctacatgtactgtgtgtactcacAGCTAATACTcctacatgtactgtgtgtactcacAGATGATACTcctacatgtactgtgtgtactcacAGATGATACTcctacatgtactgtgtgtactcacAGATGATACTCctacatgtactgtactgtgtgtactcacAGCTAATACTcctacatgtactgtgtgtactcacAGATGATACTcctacatgtactgtgtgtactcacAGATGATACTCCTACATGTACTGTGTACTCACAGTACTcacatgtactgtgtgtatacAGATGATACTcctacatgtactgtgtgtactcacAGATGATACTcctacatgtactgtgtgtactcacAGGCAGCGGGGCAGCCAGATCCACAGATGTGGATCCAGACGCTGAGGCCTGCAGGTCTCCGGGGATGGAGACGGGATCAGGAGTAACGGTCAGAGTCTTCAGGAGGGCCGGAGCGTCTGGACGACCACAGTTCTTCCAGTCGAAGCCCTGCACCTGTAcacgaaaacacacaaagtacacagtCAATACAGGGTTTAAATACTACCAACAGATACTTCACAGCACTGAGACCAGTCTCAGCAGAGTATTTTAGATTCATTAATGTGAAAGAACGTTTATTTGTACTTTCCTACTTTGTAAAGTGGGTCAGAGTTGTACttatacacattatatactTCTTTACTTTCTCAGGAGGAGGTCATGTGATCGGTCTCATGTGTGAGGGAGCTCCAATAGTCCAAGTCATGagtagtactgcagtactatgagtagtactgcagtactatgagtagtactacagtactacagtactatgagtagtactacagtactatgagtagtactacagtactatgagtagtactgtagtactgtagtactacagtactacagtactatgagtagtactacagtacagtaCCATGTAGTACTATGTAGTACTTCAGTAGTAGTACAGTACCAtgagtagtagtacttgtagtccttcagtagtagtacttgtagtagtacttgtagtagtacttgtagtacttcAGTAGTAGTACTTCAGTAGTCcttcagtagtagtactagtacttgtaggagtacttgtagtagtacttgtagtacttgtagtagtacttgtagtacttgtagtagtacttgtagtccttcagtagtagtacttgtagtagtacttgtagtacttgtagtccttcagtagtagtacttgtagtacttgtagtagtacttgtagtccttcagtagtacttgtagtagtacttgtaggaGTACTTGTAGTCCttcagtagtacttgtagtagtacttgtaggaGTACTTGTAGTCCTTCAGGAGTACTTGTAggagtacttgtagtagtagtccttcagtagtagtacttgtagtacttgtagtccttcagtagtagtacttgtagtagtacttgtagtccttcagtagtagtacttgtagtagtacttgtaggaGTACTTGTAGGAGTACTTGTAGGAGTACTTGTAGTACTAACCTGAGTTTTGGTGATTCTCTTCAGACCGGAAGTGCTCGTCCCCGGAGAGataaacaccaacaacaacaaaactttattcattgtttcctcagagagagagagacaacgaGCCGGCAGTCTGTCTGTAGTCTGTCTGTAGTCTGTAGTCTGTCGGTAGCGGAGCAGACTGAGCAGGTGAAGCTACATCCGGGTCTCTGAACTTACTTCCGTGTTTACTATCGAACCGGCCCAGACACGTGACCGCAGAGTCACGTGTCTGGgccaataaaataattaaatatcatttaaaataccTCTGaagttatttagtttgttttcattattattaaaacataaatatttataatgtgtaatgtgtttcattattaataattatgttttaatacatatacatatatattcataatttaatctgtatttgatgtatttattatacaattatttgtgtattttatttatcagtacattttaatattatttatttaaatcaattaaagtatatagtaataatatagtaaacTTGTTCATATATTTGTTCTTTAGAATGATATTATATatctaatgataataatacaaataataagaaaataataataataacaatgataataataacaaataataatacaaataacaatgataataacaatgataataatacaaataataagacaaataacaatgataataacaattcacagtagtaataataataataataatatacatgtTTAATAAAGTTGAGATTCTGTAGTAGCATGAAACCGCCTCTAGATGTCGATGTAGAACAGCtattcctcacacacacacacacacacacacacacacacacacacacacacacacacacacacacacacacacacacacacacacacacacacacacacacacacacacacacacacacacacacacacacacacacacacacacacacacacacacacacacacacacacacacacacacacacacacacacacacacacacacacacacacacacacacacacacacacacacacaacaaaaataacacacaataaaacagaataaaacagaataaaacagaataaaacagacTATTAAAAGGAAACAGGACTCTCAGCACTTGAACGCACCGCTGACTAGCCTcgtgtgattattattattattatagatattATGACAATAACTATGATTATAGTTtgactataataataattgttattattgttattattgttattattgttattaaagttattataataataatgattataatgattattaataatattattaataattatattaataattaaattttcattattatcttaaaatattataatcattttatttaaacctgATCCTCctgcataataataatgattataataataataataataatttattattatcattattattattattattattaatactattatatTAGATCAAAAATCAGAGTTCATAATTCTCTTGCAGAATATGTTTGACACAAATGGTTAAACCTGACTCCTCCTGCattgaggagggaggagaggaggaggagggaggaggagaggaggagggagggagggaggagaggggagggagggagggaggagggagaggaggggggaggggaggaggagggaggaggaggagagagggaggagagaggaggggagggagggaggggagggaggagggaggagggaggaggagggagagaggagagaggaggaggggagggagggaggagagagggaggagggagggaggagggag contains:
- the gm2a gene encoding ganglioside GM2 activator, which codes for MNKVLLLLVFISPGTSTSGLKRITKTQVQGFDWKNCGRPDAPALLKTLTVTPDPVSIPGDLQASASGSTSVDLAAPLPVNVTMEKEVAGFWVRVPCVEELGSCHYKDVCDLLTQLIPPGQDCPEPLHTYGLPCHCPFKAGSYSLPQSDFYLPIMDLPSWLTNGNYRVQGVLGTGDNELGCLKVSLSLRSD